In Phyllopteryx taeniolatus isolate TA_2022b chromosome 1, UOR_Ptae_1.2, whole genome shotgun sequence, the following proteins share a genomic window:
- the LOC133468263 gene encoding EMILIN-3 isoform X3: MYCNIFSSANSRNHCAYVVQKNITCTMQDGVATYVKAEYTTKCIWGQKCPVVMYRTYYKPTYKVGYKIVTELEWRCCPGYSGENCYDGPTSLPDLIPPFKGAALPHRPGINGVPHGPRVSVDQRPGGAQLEPGKIYPNLHDRRPIPSEQLPVGNGKPNSAGDTFGVSGVSGERLDRMEDDLRRLTQGFDTLNGVVAGLEERLRTSLREDTNKILVSLLPNMPRGPDSAVGFGAIPIGNPGGLGGEESFNRFGDLAGRVTEVKDELRAKTHILQEIQGMVLGHDGQLKRLLEGASGRPIPGIAAHLDSVLEAKLAGIQAEILDGFERRLSRLENQCEEKIGAVQRQCHREHMDGQEQLQQSLDGRETGLRAELGSLQAQIQGLTLTESCCGQANSLSQRVLQLEESVKGLTESQRQLQSALSEQSIHVETLIETRLVELEGRLNSTEGGVESVSGFPGGLDGFKNMLEDKLKTLEERVFVAVEELSNTTAPALLEGQVVPPLETDLESVRRRLDGNMDGIEKRLAGLELLCTSSCSPSTPPAGGVRGSEVEGECEDIENKMINRLDTHSGQLDLLNSTLKNLLLRIAQEEAGDSVYGEITLLKVNINSVNHTLKGLKDSISFIASEVGHANSTWEQREQQLVNQVQGITKLVGHQASLLGAGERRLAQLKGELAALKKQLTGGLQGCQSTTKEVQKEVQDVDSRVSHVEGQCSSLGELAEHLERIRAELERHSDSYLAQVNGTLGVQSERLAELKGDVKDIVPKHRASSKVDH, encoded by the exons ATGTACTGTAACATATTCTCTTCAGCAAATTCAAG AAACCACTGTGCCTATGTGGTCCAGAAGAACATCACATGCACCATGCAGGATGGAGTGGCGACGTATGTGAAGGCGGAATATACAACCAAGTGCATCTGgggacagaagtgtcctgttgTCAT GTACAGGACATATTACAAACCAACATACAAAGTGGGTTATAAAATAGTGACTGAGCTGGAGTGGAGGTGTTGCCCTGGCTACTCTGGAGAAAACTGCTACGACGGACCCACCTCACTGCCTGACCTGATACCTCCTTTCAAGGGAGCAGCTTTGCCCCATCGCCCCGGGATAAATGGCGTTCCCCATGGTCCGAGAGTCTCCGTTGACCAGAGGCCTGGAGGAGCGCAGCTGGAGCCGGGCAAAATCTACCCCAATCTGCACGATCGTAGACCAATACCCAGTGAACAGCTGCCTGTGGGAAATGGCAAACCAAATTCTG CAGGGGACACATTTGGGGTTTCCGGAGTGAGTGGTGAACGTTTGGACCGTATGGAGGACGACCTACGGCGCCTCACTCAGGGCTTCGACACGCTCAATGGGGTGGTGGCCGGTCTGGAGGAGCGACTGCGCACGTCTCTTCGGGAAGACACCAACAAGATCCTGGTGTCGCTGCTGCCCAACATGCCACGGGGGCCTGACTCAGCTGTGGGATTTGGGGCCATCCCAATCGGGAATCCTGGCGGACTTGGAGGAGAAGAGAGCTTCAACAGATTTGGGGATCTCGCAGGGAGGGTGACCGAAGTGAAGGATGAGCTACGAGCTAAGACTCACATATTACAGGAGATTCAG GGAATGGTCTTAGGCCATGACGGGCAGCTCAAGAGACTGCTGGAAGGAGCAAGTGGAAGGCCAATCCCCGGCATTGCGGCTCATCTGGACAGCGTCCTCGAGGCCAAGCTAGCCGGCATCCAGGCTGAGATCCTGGACGGATTTGAACGCAGACTCTCTCGTCTGGAGAACCAGTGCGAGGAGAAGATCGGGGCCGTGCAGCGACAGTGCCACAGGGAGCACATGGATGGCCAAGAACAGTTGCAGCAGTCCCTTGATGGAAGAGAAACTGGGCTGAGGGCAGAGTTGGGCTCGTTGCAGGCTCAGATCCAAGGCCTCACACTCACAGAGAGCTGCTGTGGACAG GCGAACAGCCTCTCTCAGCGTGTGCTGCAACTGGAGGAGTCGGTTAAAGGTCTCACAGAGTCACAGCGACAGCTCCAATCAGCGCTCAGCGAGCAGAGCATCCACGTGGAGACGCTGATTGAGACCCGCTTGGTGGAACTCGAAGGCCGCCTAAATTCAACAGAAGGCGGCGTGGAAAGCGTGTCGGGATTCCCCGGTGGCCTAGATGGCTTCAAGAACATGCTGGAGGACAAGTTGAAGACCCTGGAGGAGAGGGTGTTTGTGGCTGTAGAGGAGCTGAGCAATACCACGGCACCAGCGCTTTTAGAGGGCCAGGTGGTCCCGCCACTGGAAACAGATCTCGAGTCTGTGAGAAGAAGATTAGATGGAAACATGGATGGCATTGAAAAACGCCTAGCCGGCCTGGAGCTCCTGTGCACCTCCTCCTGCTCACCTTCCACTCCTCCAGCAGGGGGTGTCAGAGGCAGTGAAGTGGAGGGGGAGTGTGAGGACATAGAGAATAAGATGATCAATCGTCTGGACACTCATTCAGGCCAGCTGGACCTTCTGAACAGCACACTGAAGAACCTACTCTTGCGGATCGCCCAAGAAGAGGCAGGCGACTCAGTCTACGGCGAGATCACCCTGCTGAAGGTCAACATCAACTCAGTGAACCACACTCTCAAGGGACTAAAGGACTCGATTAGTTTCATCGCAAGTGAAGTGGGCCACGCCAACTCCACATGGGAACAGCGGGAACAGCAGCTAGTCAATCAGGTGCAAGGAATCACCAAACTAGTGGGCCACCAGGCCTCTCTCCTGGGGGCCGGGGAGCGGCGTCTGGCCCAGCTCAAGGGCGAACTTGCGGCCTTGAAAAAACAGCTCACCGGTGGGCTTCAAGGCTGCCAGAGCACAACCAAAGAAGTTCAGAAGGAGGTTCAGGACGTTGATAGCAGGGTGAGCCACGTGGAGGGCCAATGCAGCAGCTTGGGCGAGCTGGCAGAGCACCTGGAGAGGATCAGGGCGGAGCTCGAGAGACACTCTGACTCCTACCTGGCTCAGGTGAACGGAACCCTGGGCGTCCAGTCAGAGCGACTTGCTGAGCTGAAAGGGGACGTCAAAGACATTGTGCCAAAGCATCGAGCAAGCTCAAAAGTAGACCACTAG
- the LOC133468263 gene encoding EMILIN-3 isoform X2, translating to MNAKLRQVLAPVCLLGVLISVVDSKGTFYGGPVNPFYGHRYNMFKAGLNPQHTPNKPMTRHKNHCAYVVQKNITCTMQDGVATYVKAEYTTKCIWGQKCPVVMYRTYYKPTYKVGYKIVTELEWRCCPGYSGENCYDGPTSLPDLIPPFKGAALPHRPGINGVPHGPRVSVDQRPGGAQLEPGKIYPNLHDRRPIPSEQLPVGNGKPNSGDTFGVSGVSGERLDRMEDDLRRLTQGFDTLNGVVAGLEERLRTSLREDTNKILVSLLPNMPRGPDSAVGFGAIPIGNPGGLGGEESFNRFGDLAGRVTEVKDELRAKTHILQEIQGMVLGHDGQLKRLLEGASGRPIPGIAAHLDSVLEAKLAGIQAEILDGFERRLSRLENQCEEKIGAVQRQCHREHMDGQEQLQQSLDGRETGLRAELGSLQAQIQGLTLTESCCGQANSLSQRVLQLEESVKGLTESQRQLQSALSEQSIHVETLIETRLVELEGRLNSTEGGVESVSGFPGGLDGFKNMLEDKLKTLEERVFVAVEELSNTTAPALLEGQVVPPLETDLESVRRRLDGNMDGIEKRLAGLELLCTSSCSPSTPPAGGVRGSEVEGECEDIENKMINRLDTHSGQLDLLNSTLKNLLLRIAQEEAGDSVYGEITLLKVNINSVNHTLKGLKDSISFIASEVGHANSTWEQREQQLVNQVQGITKLVGHQASLLGAGERRLAQLKGELAALKKQLTGGLQGCQSTTKEVQKEVQDVDSRVSHVEGQCSSLGELAEHLERIRAELERHSDSYLAQVNGTLGVQSERLAELKGDVKDIVPKHRASSKVDH from the exons ATGAATGCCAAATTGCGGCAGGTGCTCGCACCAGTCTGTCTCCTTGGAGTGTTGATCTCTGTGGTGGACAGCAAAGGAACTTTCTATGGAGGACCTGTCAACCCTTTTTATGGACACAGATACAATATGTTCAAGGCTGGACTCAACCCTCAGCACACTCCAAACAAGCCAATGACACGACACAA AAACCACTGTGCCTATGTGGTCCAGAAGAACATCACATGCACCATGCAGGATGGAGTGGCGACGTATGTGAAGGCGGAATATACAACCAAGTGCATCTGgggacagaagtgtcctgttgTCAT GTACAGGACATATTACAAACCAACATACAAAGTGGGTTATAAAATAGTGACTGAGCTGGAGTGGAGGTGTTGCCCTGGCTACTCTGGAGAAAACTGCTACGACGGACCCACCTCACTGCCTGACCTGATACCTCCTTTCAAGGGAGCAGCTTTGCCCCATCGCCCCGGGATAAATGGCGTTCCCCATGGTCCGAGAGTCTCCGTTGACCAGAGGCCTGGAGGAGCGCAGCTGGAGCCGGGCAAAATCTACCCCAATCTGCACGATCGTAGACCAATACCCAGTGAACAGCTGCCTGTGGGAAATGGCAAACCAAATTCTG GGGACACATTTGGGGTTTCCGGAGTGAGTGGTGAACGTTTGGACCGTATGGAGGACGACCTACGGCGCCTCACTCAGGGCTTCGACACGCTCAATGGGGTGGTGGCCGGTCTGGAGGAGCGACTGCGCACGTCTCTTCGGGAAGACACCAACAAGATCCTGGTGTCGCTGCTGCCCAACATGCCACGGGGGCCTGACTCAGCTGTGGGATTTGGGGCCATCCCAATCGGGAATCCTGGCGGACTTGGAGGAGAAGAGAGCTTCAACAGATTTGGGGATCTCGCAGGGAGGGTGACCGAAGTGAAGGATGAGCTACGAGCTAAGACTCACATATTACAGGAGATTCAG GGAATGGTCTTAGGCCATGACGGGCAGCTCAAGAGACTGCTGGAAGGAGCAAGTGGAAGGCCAATCCCCGGCATTGCGGCTCATCTGGACAGCGTCCTCGAGGCCAAGCTAGCCGGCATCCAGGCTGAGATCCTGGACGGATTTGAACGCAGACTCTCTCGTCTGGAGAACCAGTGCGAGGAGAAGATCGGGGCCGTGCAGCGACAGTGCCACAGGGAGCACATGGATGGCCAAGAACAGTTGCAGCAGTCCCTTGATGGAAGAGAAACTGGGCTGAGGGCAGAGTTGGGCTCGTTGCAGGCTCAGATCCAAGGCCTCACACTCACAGAGAGCTGCTGTGGACAG GCGAACAGCCTCTCTCAGCGTGTGCTGCAACTGGAGGAGTCGGTTAAAGGTCTCACAGAGTCACAGCGACAGCTCCAATCAGCGCTCAGCGAGCAGAGCATCCACGTGGAGACGCTGATTGAGACCCGCTTGGTGGAACTCGAAGGCCGCCTAAATTCAACAGAAGGCGGCGTGGAAAGCGTGTCGGGATTCCCCGGTGGCCTAGATGGCTTCAAGAACATGCTGGAGGACAAGTTGAAGACCCTGGAGGAGAGGGTGTTTGTGGCTGTAGAGGAGCTGAGCAATACCACGGCACCAGCGCTTTTAGAGGGCCAGGTGGTCCCGCCACTGGAAACAGATCTCGAGTCTGTGAGAAGAAGATTAGATGGAAACATGGATGGCATTGAAAAACGCCTAGCCGGCCTGGAGCTCCTGTGCACCTCCTCCTGCTCACCTTCCACTCCTCCAGCAGGGGGTGTCAGAGGCAGTGAAGTGGAGGGGGAGTGTGAGGACATAGAGAATAAGATGATCAATCGTCTGGACACTCATTCAGGCCAGCTGGACCTTCTGAACAGCACACTGAAGAACCTACTCTTGCGGATCGCCCAAGAAGAGGCAGGCGACTCAGTCTACGGCGAGATCACCCTGCTGAAGGTCAACATCAACTCAGTGAACCACACTCTCAAGGGACTAAAGGACTCGATTAGTTTCATCGCAAGTGAAGTGGGCCACGCCAACTCCACATGGGAACAGCGGGAACAGCAGCTAGTCAATCAGGTGCAAGGAATCACCAAACTAGTGGGCCACCAGGCCTCTCTCCTGGGGGCCGGGGAGCGGCGTCTGGCCCAGCTCAAGGGCGAACTTGCGGCCTTGAAAAAACAGCTCACCGGTGGGCTTCAAGGCTGCCAGAGCACAACCAAAGAAGTTCAGAAGGAGGTTCAGGACGTTGATAGCAGGGTGAGCCACGTGGAGGGCCAATGCAGCAGCTTGGGCGAGCTGGCAGAGCACCTGGAGAGGATCAGGGCGGAGCTCGAGAGACACTCTGACTCCTACCTGGCTCAGGTGAACGGAACCCTGGGCGTCCAGTCAGAGCGACTTGCTGAGCTGAAAGGGGACGTCAAAGACATTGTGCCAAAGCATCGAGCAAGCTCAAAAGTAGACCACTAG
- the LOC133468263 gene encoding EMILIN-3 isoform X1, protein MNAKLRQVLAPVCLLGVLISVVDSKGTFYGGPVNPFYGHRYNMFKAGLNPQHTPNKPMTRHKNHCAYVVQKNITCTMQDGVATYVKAEYTTKCIWGQKCPVVMYRTYYKPTYKVGYKIVTELEWRCCPGYSGENCYDGPTSLPDLIPPFKGAALPHRPGINGVPHGPRVSVDQRPGGAQLEPGKIYPNLHDRRPIPSEQLPVGNGKPNSAGDTFGVSGVSGERLDRMEDDLRRLTQGFDTLNGVVAGLEERLRTSLREDTNKILVSLLPNMPRGPDSAVGFGAIPIGNPGGLGGEESFNRFGDLAGRVTEVKDELRAKTHILQEIQGMVLGHDGQLKRLLEGASGRPIPGIAAHLDSVLEAKLAGIQAEILDGFERRLSRLENQCEEKIGAVQRQCHREHMDGQEQLQQSLDGRETGLRAELGSLQAQIQGLTLTESCCGQANSLSQRVLQLEESVKGLTESQRQLQSALSEQSIHVETLIETRLVELEGRLNSTEGGVESVSGFPGGLDGFKNMLEDKLKTLEERVFVAVEELSNTTAPALLEGQVVPPLETDLESVRRRLDGNMDGIEKRLAGLELLCTSSCSPSTPPAGGVRGSEVEGECEDIENKMINRLDTHSGQLDLLNSTLKNLLLRIAQEEAGDSVYGEITLLKVNINSVNHTLKGLKDSISFIASEVGHANSTWEQREQQLVNQVQGITKLVGHQASLLGAGERRLAQLKGELAALKKQLTGGLQGCQSTTKEVQKEVQDVDSRVSHVEGQCSSLGELAEHLERIRAELERHSDSYLAQVNGTLGVQSERLAELKGDVKDIVPKHRASSKVDH, encoded by the exons ATGAATGCCAAATTGCGGCAGGTGCTCGCACCAGTCTGTCTCCTTGGAGTGTTGATCTCTGTGGTGGACAGCAAAGGAACTTTCTATGGAGGACCTGTCAACCCTTTTTATGGACACAGATACAATATGTTCAAGGCTGGACTCAACCCTCAGCACACTCCAAACAAGCCAATGACACGACACAA AAACCACTGTGCCTATGTGGTCCAGAAGAACATCACATGCACCATGCAGGATGGAGTGGCGACGTATGTGAAGGCGGAATATACAACCAAGTGCATCTGgggacagaagtgtcctgttgTCAT GTACAGGACATATTACAAACCAACATACAAAGTGGGTTATAAAATAGTGACTGAGCTGGAGTGGAGGTGTTGCCCTGGCTACTCTGGAGAAAACTGCTACGACGGACCCACCTCACTGCCTGACCTGATACCTCCTTTCAAGGGAGCAGCTTTGCCCCATCGCCCCGGGATAAATGGCGTTCCCCATGGTCCGAGAGTCTCCGTTGACCAGAGGCCTGGAGGAGCGCAGCTGGAGCCGGGCAAAATCTACCCCAATCTGCACGATCGTAGACCAATACCCAGTGAACAGCTGCCTGTGGGAAATGGCAAACCAAATTCTG CAGGGGACACATTTGGGGTTTCCGGAGTGAGTGGTGAACGTTTGGACCGTATGGAGGACGACCTACGGCGCCTCACTCAGGGCTTCGACACGCTCAATGGGGTGGTGGCCGGTCTGGAGGAGCGACTGCGCACGTCTCTTCGGGAAGACACCAACAAGATCCTGGTGTCGCTGCTGCCCAACATGCCACGGGGGCCTGACTCAGCTGTGGGATTTGGGGCCATCCCAATCGGGAATCCTGGCGGACTTGGAGGAGAAGAGAGCTTCAACAGATTTGGGGATCTCGCAGGGAGGGTGACCGAAGTGAAGGATGAGCTACGAGCTAAGACTCACATATTACAGGAGATTCAG GGAATGGTCTTAGGCCATGACGGGCAGCTCAAGAGACTGCTGGAAGGAGCAAGTGGAAGGCCAATCCCCGGCATTGCGGCTCATCTGGACAGCGTCCTCGAGGCCAAGCTAGCCGGCATCCAGGCTGAGATCCTGGACGGATTTGAACGCAGACTCTCTCGTCTGGAGAACCAGTGCGAGGAGAAGATCGGGGCCGTGCAGCGACAGTGCCACAGGGAGCACATGGATGGCCAAGAACAGTTGCAGCAGTCCCTTGATGGAAGAGAAACTGGGCTGAGGGCAGAGTTGGGCTCGTTGCAGGCTCAGATCCAAGGCCTCACACTCACAGAGAGCTGCTGTGGACAG GCGAACAGCCTCTCTCAGCGTGTGCTGCAACTGGAGGAGTCGGTTAAAGGTCTCACAGAGTCACAGCGACAGCTCCAATCAGCGCTCAGCGAGCAGAGCATCCACGTGGAGACGCTGATTGAGACCCGCTTGGTGGAACTCGAAGGCCGCCTAAATTCAACAGAAGGCGGCGTGGAAAGCGTGTCGGGATTCCCCGGTGGCCTAGATGGCTTCAAGAACATGCTGGAGGACAAGTTGAAGACCCTGGAGGAGAGGGTGTTTGTGGCTGTAGAGGAGCTGAGCAATACCACGGCACCAGCGCTTTTAGAGGGCCAGGTGGTCCCGCCACTGGAAACAGATCTCGAGTCTGTGAGAAGAAGATTAGATGGAAACATGGATGGCATTGAAAAACGCCTAGCCGGCCTGGAGCTCCTGTGCACCTCCTCCTGCTCACCTTCCACTCCTCCAGCAGGGGGTGTCAGAGGCAGTGAAGTGGAGGGGGAGTGTGAGGACATAGAGAATAAGATGATCAATCGTCTGGACACTCATTCAGGCCAGCTGGACCTTCTGAACAGCACACTGAAGAACCTACTCTTGCGGATCGCCCAAGAAGAGGCAGGCGACTCAGTCTACGGCGAGATCACCCTGCTGAAGGTCAACATCAACTCAGTGAACCACACTCTCAAGGGACTAAAGGACTCGATTAGTTTCATCGCAAGTGAAGTGGGCCACGCCAACTCCACATGGGAACAGCGGGAACAGCAGCTAGTCAATCAGGTGCAAGGAATCACCAAACTAGTGGGCCACCAGGCCTCTCTCCTGGGGGCCGGGGAGCGGCGTCTGGCCCAGCTCAAGGGCGAACTTGCGGCCTTGAAAAAACAGCTCACCGGTGGGCTTCAAGGCTGCCAGAGCACAACCAAAGAAGTTCAGAAGGAGGTTCAGGACGTTGATAGCAGGGTGAGCCACGTGGAGGGCCAATGCAGCAGCTTGGGCGAGCTGGCAGAGCACCTGGAGAGGATCAGGGCGGAGCTCGAGAGACACTCTGACTCCTACCTGGCTCAGGTGAACGGAACCCTGGGCGTCCAGTCAGAGCGACTTGCTGAGCTGAAAGGGGACGTCAAAGACATTGTGCCAAAGCATCGAGCAAGCTCAAAAGTAGACCACTAG